Part of the Flagellimonas eckloniae genome, AATCTATGAATATTTTGAAGATGATAAGTTAACTTGGGTAGATGATATTCCAATTGTGAATACCTATTTAGTAAAACGAATGCGTAAGGCCACAAGCTCTACAAATGAAGGTTTCTTTTTGCCAAACCTACTCAAGGATCAACAAGATATGGTCTATGCCAATGACTTGCTCACAAAAACCCTATTGAACGATGCCAAGTGGGAAAAGGAGATTGAAGGTAAAACCCCAAACTGGGACAATGACCGAATTGCGGAGATTGATTCCATTATTTTAAAAATGGCGATATGTGAATTGCTCAACTTCCCATCCATTCCCGAAAAAGTTACCCTAAACGAATATTTGGAAATTGCCAAGGAATATTCAACCCCAAAAAGCAGCATATTTATTAACGGGGTTTTGGACAAGTTGGCAAAGGAGTATAAATCCGACGGAAAATTACAAAAGATAGGAAGAGGTTTGCAATAAACATTATTTGATTAATTTTGAAAAAACAATTTTTTAGTATGAAAAAAATAACAACAGTTTTAAGTTTGATTATGGCTGTTACCCTTGTAAGTGTTTCCTGCAAGGATAAAGCTGCAAGTAAGATAGTTGCTGACAATGTGGAAAGTGCCACGGACAGAGATGAGGCACAAAAGCAACTTCCTGTTATGAGTTTTGATAAATCAGAGCACGATTTTGGAACAATAGCACAGGGTACTCCCCAAGAGACCGTGTTTACCTTTACCAATACCGGAAATGCACCTTTGATAATCACGGATGCTAAAAGTAGCTGTGGCTGTACAATCCCTGAATATCCAAAAAATACGCCTATTGCACCAGGAGCAACTGGTGAATTATTGGTTAAGTTTTAATGGGTTCTGGCCAAAATCAAGTTACAAAAACGGTTACCGTTACGGCCAACACGGAAAAAGGCACTGAGCTTTTAAGAATCAAGGCTTTTGTTAACCCTAAAGATGCTGCACAAACTGCAGGGCCTGTTAAACTAGCATTAAATTAAATGGAAAATATTGGACAGTTTTTACCGCTGATATTGATTTTTGTGGTTGCGTATTTTTTTATGATTCGCCCACAGATTAAACGTCAGAAGGATGAGAAAAAATTTACCTCTGAACTTAAAAAAGGAGACCGAATCATAACCAAAAGTGGACTTCATGGAAAGATTATGGAGTTTGAATGACAAAGATTCGTCTTGCGTTATTGAGACCATGGCAGGTAAGTTAAAGTTTGATCGCTCCGGCCATTTCAATGGAAATGAGCAAAAAAATTATCAGCTCCGGTAAAAAAAATAATAGTACAAATGTTTCAAATAAAAAAGCACCTAACATTAGGTGCTTTTTTATCTATAGGCATCATTGAGTCCTATGCCTTTTTCAATCATTGGAATAATTTTTTCCAGCCTTTTGATTTTTGTTTTTTCTTGTTTGGCCTCATTAATGTATTCACAATATTCCTTTTTGCTTGTAGGGAGAGAGTGCATCAAAAGAAGCTTTAAGAGCATCACTTTCTATTAATTTGGTTTGGAGCAATGTAGGTGGTTTAATGGTTTTTTGTGTTTTTGGCAGCAACCATTTCCATACCATTTTCTTGGTTTTCAATAGCTTCAACCATATAAGTTAGAACAGATGCTTTATCAATATCTTTTTCAGATGAAAAATACCAATGGCGCATTGCTTTGGTTTTACCCTCCTGAGCATTGCGCAACACTTTTTGTGGATCTTTAAGAAAAACGCCATTAAAGAACCAAACACCAAAATGATTTTTAAACTTACAAATACCAAATACATTTTTGCCTCCTACGGTATAAACAGGTATATTCCATTTATAGTCTTCCACACTTTTTGTTTGTGAAGCTAATTCTCGCAGAATGCAGATTCCTTGCCTAAAATGATGTTCTTCCTGAAAATAGCTATCCAGTTTTTTCTGATTTTTCCATCTCACTTAATTTGAATTGCCGTAAGCTCACAGATTTTAACAATGACCATAACAGCTTTTTCCATGCTCTCCAGAGGAACATATTCATATTTTCCATGAAAATTATGCCCTCCTGCAAAAATATTGGGGCACGGCAATCCCATAAAACTTAGCTGGGATCCATCCGTTCCACCTCGAATGGGTTTAATAATAGGTTCAATACCCAGGGGATTCCATAGCTTCCTGTGCAATTTCTACAATATGGAACACGGGTTCAATCTTTTCCCGCATGTTTTTATATTGATCTTTGATTTCAAGTTGAATAAAGTCGCCGTATTTCTTTTGAAGCTTATCTGAAATATCCTGTAATAATTCCTTTCGGGCTTCAAAATGCTCTTTATCATGATCTCGAATAATAAGTTCGATTTCTGCTTTTTCAATTTCGCCTTTTATATGGTGAACATGGAAAAAACCTTCCATTCCGGTGGTTTTTTCAGGTATTTCCGTAACAGGAAGAAAACTTAGAAACTCATTGGCAATGCCAATTGCGTTAATCATCTTGTCTTTGGCATAGCCTGGGTGAACACTTTTACCTTCTATTGTTATTTTCGCACTTGCCGCATTAAAGTTTTCAAATTCCAATTCCCCAATCTGGCTTCCATCCATGGTGTAGGCCCATTGGGCACCAAATTTTTTGACATCAAATTTATGTGCGCCTTCACCTATTTCCTCATCAGGTGTAAATGCAATCCTAATATCACCATGTTTAATCTCCGGGTTATTTACCAAGTACTCCATAGCTGTAATAATCTCAGCGATACCAGCTTTGTCGTCAGCGCCCAACAATGTTGTGCGTCCGTGGTAATTATTGTTTGTCCTTTATATTGTAACAAATCCTCAAAATAATCTGGAGACAACACAACTTTTTTTCTTTTATTGAGCACAATATCTTTACCATCATAATCCTTTATTACCTGTGGTTTGACATTCTTTCCGGTAAAATCTGGCGAAGTATCCATGTGGGAAATAAAACCGATGGTCGGCACTTTTTTATCAATATTACTGGGTAAGATTGCCATGATATAGGCATGCTCATCTATAGAAACTTCCTGCATGCCAATTTGATGGAGTTCCAAAACTATTTTTTTTGCAAGGTCCCATTGGTTTTTTGTGCTGGGCGTGGTTTTGGAATACGGGTCACTTTGGGTGTCGATAGCAACATATTCTAGAAATCGGGGTAGTAATTTTTCCATAAAGTGCTTTTCATCAAAAATAACGTTTATTCAATCGTGATTTTAATAAAAAAAGGTTGCGAAAAGGTATCTTCCACGTTCTGAAAATCAACCAAATTGAAACAATTAATCTGTTTTATAGTTTACCTGTTTTGTGTTTTTGGCCATGGTCAAGAGTGTCTTTTGGGCATAGGAGGTCAAAATGATGAAAATATTATGGAGATTTTCCAACTGGATGATACCCAAAAGGAAAAAATGATGAATTGGAGTGGCAGAACTTAAAATCAGAAACGGAATCTTGAAAGATCAGGCAAAATATCTTTTGAAAAAGCATGAGCAAAGTCCTCCGGAAGATTTAATGGTCATGTCCTATAAGTACCGAATCCTTTTGGACAGTATGAGGCAAAACCTGAAAATATTGGATACCAAATTGCTATCCATTTTTAATAACCGGCAATACAATCTTTATATGGAACTATGTAGTGGGATTTCAATGCAGCCCATACATATAAATAGGTCATTTGACGAAAAATAGTCCAATAGTTAAATTCTCATTTAAGAGTTTATATTTTTGTTTAAAATTTTCTGAATGTACAAGTTCCTAATTCGTCCAATACTCTTTTTGCTTGACGCTGAAACTGCACATCACTTTTCTTTTGCATCTATACGGATACTTTCTAAGTTAGGGTTGAATAGATTGTTCAGAAAATTATTTGTCTTAGATGACCCCAAATTGGAAAAAGAAATCTTTGGCCTAAAATTTAGAAACCCAGTTGGACTTGCAGCAGGCTTTGATAAGGATGCAAAGCTTTATAATGAGTTTTCCGACTTTGGATTCGGATTTGTAGAGATTGGAACGCTTACACCAAAACCTCAAGAGGGAAACCCAAAGAAAAGACTATTCAGGTTAGTTGGAGACCAGGGAATTATCAATCGAATGGGTTTTAACAACAAGGGAGTTTTTGAAGCTGTGGAACAGCTGAAAAAAGAACACCGTGTGATTATTGGTGGTAACATTGGAAAGAACAAAGTAACAGCCAATGAAGATGCCATAAAAGATTATTTGATCTGTTTTGAAGCACTTTTTGAACATGTGGACTATTTTGTAGTCAATGTAAGTTCTCCCAATACTCCGGGGCTTCGCGAACTTCAGGATAAAAAACCGTTGACCAATCTATTGAAAAAACTTAAAAGGCAGAACGGAAAATTGGCACAGAAATACAAATCTAAAGAAAAACCGATTTTACTAAAAATTGCACCTGATTTAAGTGATGACCAATTATTGGATATTGTTGCCATTATGGCTGATACCGCGATTGAGGGAATTATTGCCACCAATACCACTATTTCTAGAAAAAATCTAAGTTCACATCTAATATTGACCGAGGAAAAAGGAGGGTTAAGCGGAAAACCTCTTGCAAAGCGAAGCACGGAGGTAATTCGATTTTTATCAGAAAAAAGCAATAAGGCGTTTCCTATAATTGGAGTAGGGGGGATTCATTCCCCGGAAGACGCTTTGGAAAAATTGGATGCAGGCGCTGACCTTATTCAATTGTATACTGGTTTTGTCTATGAAGGCCCAGCACTTATCAAGAAAATTAACAGAGCTATTTTGGAACGAGGTTAACACTAATTATCTTTTTAGTGTGAAATGGCTTTTATATTCCTTTGGAACTCCTTCAGTATTTTCATAAGAAATTTTAAACCAGTAGTCGGAAGCTAAAACCTGATTTCCATTTCGGGTACCATCCCATTCAACTTCGCCTTGAAATTGCTGTTGAATGACTCCAAATCTATCGTAAATGGTGATTTCTGGATTCTGTATCTCTGTTAAGCCATCTATTTTCCATGTGTCGTTGATTCCGTCACCATTGGGAGTGAAAAAACGTGGGTAATCCACAAAAAACAAATCTTGGGAGTAAATTTCACATCCATAAATATTCTGAATATGGGCCGTATGTTTTCCACCGACTAAATTTTCAAAAATGGGATTTTCCACAAATGTACCATTGTCAATTGCGAACATGTAAGAATCATTGTTTTCCGTTCTAATGGAAACAGTATGTACATCAGAAAAGAGGTCACTTAAAATATCAATCTCAAAAAGTGTGGGGGGAGGAATTGCTGAAACTGAGGTTAGGAGTAAGTTGGAACATCCATACTGCAAGTTGGTAATTTCCACCAAATATAGGCCCGGTGACATTGCTGAGTGGGTGCTATCGTTCTCATTCTGTATTTGGCCTTCAGAATCATAGGAATTGTAATACCAAGTAAAAGAATAATCTATAGTTGATAAACCAGTATCTAAGACTGGTAGGTCGCCTATGGGAAACCCTTCTTCATCAACACAAATCATATACTCTTCTTCCAAAGATGCCTCAAAAGATATTTGTCTAAGGTTTACTATAAAGGATGCAATTTCATAACAGCTGTTTCCAGATGAAATACGAGCATAAATTGTCTCTTGGGTTTGTGAAGGGAAATATCTATTGGGTCTTTCAATTTCATTTTCAAAATTTTCAGCATCCCTATTATACCTGTAGTAATTGACCTGATAGATTCCAGCGTCTTGATTGCCTAGAATAAGTGGACTATTTTGAGTTAAGTCGATGGCTTCCTCCCCATCGTTATCAAAATCACAGGTAGTGAGATCTAAAGGCGTATTTTCCACATGGGGTGCAGGAACATATTCAATTTCAATCATTCCAGAAAAGGAGCAGGTTGATGAAAAATCAACAATAACGTCATAAGTTCCATCTTGTGAAATATTTATAACCGGTGTATCATCAAACTGGGGAAGTCTCTGGTTGTTTCTATACCATTGATAGGACAGGGCACCTGTGGAAGTGGCATCCAATTCATAAGTTTCACCGATGCACAATGGTTGTCCATTTTGGACGGTTCTATCTTCCCCAAGTCCAACATCAGTAGAAAAGCTACTACCTTCCAGAAAGACTGCTGAATCCAATGCGGAGTCCAAATTATCAGCTATAACCAGTTTAATACTATAAACCTCTCCAGGTGTAACTTCTGAGGCTGCAACCATACTTCTGGTCATTCCGGCCATAGAGATAGCTGAATCATCATTGTTGGAACGGCCATAAAACCCTATATTTTGTGCTTCACATATTCCCGACACCCCTGGTCTTATTGTTGTAGCAGAAACAAGGTCCTCGGTGCCAGGAACAAGGGCAAGGTTAGTGGAGTTTCCATTTGAATCTGTTAGAATAAAAGCAAAAACATCCGAAAACGTGCATTGAAAATCATCTTGGTATTCTTCCGAGGCAAAAAGAAAATTAAAACTTATGCGGTTTGTTAATGATATAAAATCAAAACTTATATAGGAAGCGTTGAAAAGATTACTAGTGCCAGTGATGTTTGCCAAATCACTATCTCCTAACCAGGTTTCGGACCCTGAACTTCCAGTAAAATTGTTTGGCCCCACAGCATCTAAAACGTTACCTGAAGAGATAACTATACCTTCCCCATAGCTAAAATTACTGCCGTTGGAATTGAAATAACCAATTCCGTTAATGCCTTCGATTGTTCCGGTGGATGATTGAAAATTAAAGGTTTGCGCACAACCACTATCTACCAGGATGTCCTTGACAAGTTCCTCAACAGTGTAATTTTGGTCTACCATAATTTGCTGTCCTAAACAAAATATACTTTGGAATAGAATACAAAACTGAACAATTTTTCGAGCCATGACTAGGTAAAATAGAGTAACCGCCAAGGTTAAATATAGGTTTATTTTGGTTATCGATACGAATTATGACTTTAGATGGTGGGTTATCCAAACAAGCTACCTTTAATCTGGTAGATAGAAGATATATTATTTTGTAATTTTCATTTTCAACCAAATTTATGGAATGAACTATGAAATTCTAACTGCTTTCATTTTAGGCTCTTCAGTTTTGGCGATATTTCCAGGCCCCGACAATATCTTTGTGTTGACGCAGAGTATGACCAATGGTGTTAAAGCAGGCCTGATAACGGTAGCAGGCTTGGTAAGCGGTTGTTTGGTTCATACGACCTTACTGGCTTTTGGTGTTTCGGAAGTTATAAAGAGAAGTGATACTATTTTCTTTGGGATCAAATTGTTTGGAGCTGCTTATCTTTTATATCTGGCTTTTATGGTTTATAAAAGTGAAGCTTCAATTCAATTGGACAAAGGAAAAAGTCCAAAAAAAGTATCATCCAAATTGTTCTGGAAAGGATTCCTTATGAATGTATTGAATCCTAAGGTAACTATTTTCTTTTTGGCTTTTTTTCCAGGGTTTTTGTTTAGCGATGAAATGAATATCGTTTCTCAGTTTTATATACTGGGATTACTTTTTATGCTGACTGCACTAATTATTTTTGGACTTATTGCTATTTTGGCCGGTGCCATTTCTAATTTTCTTAGAAAAAATCCAAGAACGGGCGTGTACTTGAAGTGGCTCCAGATTTTTGTTTTTCTCGGGATAGCATTGTATCTCCTTCTATCAGATAAATAGTGGTAATTTTATGGGCGCAATGTCAAGAATAAAACTCATAGAATGCCCAAGAGATGCCATGCAGGGTATTAAAACCTATATTCCAACGGCCGAGAAAGTGAAATATATCCAATCACTTTTGGGGTGTGGCTTTGATACTATCGACTTTGGGAGTTTTGTTTCTCCAAAAGCCATTCCCCAAATGGTTGACACTGCAGATGTTTTGGCTCAATTGGATTTATCCAAAACCAAAAGCAAGCTTTTGGCAATTGTAGCTAATGTTAGGGGGGCAACTGATGCATCCAAGCACGCTGCTATTGACTATTTAGGGTATCCTTTTTCTATTTCAGAAAACTTTCAAATGAGGAATACCCATAAGACCATAACCCAATCTGTTGATACTCTTAAAGGTATCTTGGAAATTGCAGGTGCCGAGAATAAAGAAGTGGTCACCTACATTTCCATGGGTTTTGGAAATCC contains:
- a CDS encoding YdeI/OmpD-associated family protein — encoded protein: MHSLPTSKKEYCEYINEAKQEKTKIKRLEKIIPMIEKGIGLNDAYR
- a CDS encoding DUF1801 domain-containing protein, with the protein product MRWKNQKKLDSYFQEEHHFRQGICILRELASQTKSVEDYKWNIPVYTVGGKNVFGICKFKNHFGVWFFNGVFLKDPQKVLRNAQEGKTKAMRHWYFSSEKDIDKASVLTYMVEAIENQENGMEMVAAKNTKNH
- a CDS encoding quinone-dependent dihydroorotate dehydrogenase, with product MYKFLIRPILFLLDAETAHHFSFASIRILSKLGLNRLFRKLFVLDDPKLEKEIFGLKFRNPVGLAAGFDKDAKLYNEFSDFGFGFVEIGTLTPKPQEGNPKKRLFRLVGDQGIINRMGFNNKGVFEAVEQLKKEHRVIIGGNIGKNKVTANEDAIKDYLICFEALFEHVDYFVVNVSSPNTPGLRELQDKKPLTNLLKKLKRQNGKLAQKYKSKEKPILLKIAPDLSDDQLLDIVAIMADTAIEGIIATNTTISRKNLSSHLILTEEKGGLSGKPLAKRSTEVIRFLSEKSNKAFPIIGVGGIHSPEDALEKLDAGADLIQLYTGFVYEGPALIKKINRAILERG
- a CDS encoding T9SS type B sorting domain-containing protein, with amino-acid sequence MVDQNYTVEELVKDILVDSGCAQTFNFQSSTGTIEGINGIGYFNSNGSNFSYGEGIVISSGNVLDAVGPNNFTGSSGSETWLGDSDLANITGTSNLFNASYISFDFISLTNRISFNFLFASEEYQDDFQCTFSDVFAFILTDSNGNSTNLALVPGTEDLVSATTIRPGVSGICEAQNIGFYGRSNNDDSAISMAGMTRSMVAASEVTPGEVYSIKLVIADNLDSALDSAVFLEGSSFSTDVGLGEDRTVQNGQPLCIGETYELDATSTGALSYQWYRNNQRLPQFDDTPVINISQDGTYDVIVDFSSTCSFSGMIEIEYVPAPHVENTPLDLTTCDFDNDGEEAIDLTQNSPLILGNQDAGIYQVNYYRYNRDAENFENEIERPNRYFPSQTQETIYARISSGNSCYEIASFIVNLRQISFEASLEEEYMICVDEEGFPIGDLPVLDTGLSTIDYSFTWYYNSYDSEGQIQNENDSTHSAMSPGLYLVEITNLQYGCSNLLLTSVSAIPPPTLFEIDILSDLFSDVHTVSIRTENNDSYMFAIDNGTFVENPIFENLVGGKHTAHIQNIYGCEIYSQDLFFVDYPRFFTPNGDGINDTWKIDGLTEIQNPEITIYDRFGVIQQQFQGEVEWDGTRNGNQVLASDYWFKISYENTEGVPKEYKSHFTLKR
- a CDS encoding LysE family translocator, translated to MNYEILTAFILGSSVLAIFPGPDNIFVLTQSMTNGVKAGLITVAGLVSGCLVHTTLLAFGVSEVIKRSDTIFFGIKLFGAAYLLYLAFMVYKSEASIQLDKGKSPKKVSSKLFWKGFLMNVLNPKVTIFFLAFFPGFLFSDEMNIVSQFYILGLLFMLTALIIFGLIAILAGAISNFLRKNPRTGVYLKWLQIFVFLGIALYLLLSDK
- a CDS encoding hydroxymethylglutaryl-CoA lyase; protein product: MSRIKLIECPRDAMQGIKTYIPTAEKVKYIQSLLGCGFDTIDFGSFVSPKAIPQMVDTADVLAQLDLSKTKSKLLAIVANVRGATDASKHAAIDYLGYPFSISENFQMRNTHKTITQSVDTLKGILEIAGAENKEVVTYISMGFGNPYGDPWNVEIVGEWTERLAEMGVRILSLSDTIGSSTPEVIDYLFSNLIPKYPSIEFGAHLHTTPAKWHEKVDAAYKAGCRRFDGAVQGFGGCPMAKDELTGNMPTEKMLSYFTAEKTDTGVNWMVFEAAFNKATELFSRYH